From the genome of Carassius auratus strain Wakin chromosome 26, ASM336829v1, whole genome shotgun sequence, one region includes:
- the LOC113044059 gene encoding protein RRP5 homolog, with protein sequence MASMEEDFPRGGTEKKTTDSKKIKAHEVDNLFETRETVVTKKRKTVQQDGKQKTKQRKEERGDLKLNTETNVEILHLRNLKIGTLMLGCVKEVSDFEAVVGFPSGLVGYLPIFNICDSYTSILKDNVDSEDSLKEVVPLPQLLTPGMLIRCVVSSLDSFKEGQTSLKVSINPKGVNKVLSSGSLKPGMTLSGCVESVEDHGFLVDIGISGTKAFLPKQSTSSKKDLNVGQYMTVLIEEVKNDGRVVRLSQDPQALGKACAETQQGWTLDTLLPGLLIQARIKKVTPHGLILTYLSSFTGMVDFLHLDEDKASTYNTGDEVLARVLYVEPSTRHVGLSLRWHLLPPGGAVLDEVSSERVGEVVQCCKMSALHHHSGALMKMPDGTTVFVHKNLTKEAKEEFNPNSLLSQPELTLRIIDYSPMERMHMGTLRRSTVNTELYRYQDVKVGQIVEGTVMDLQKQGAYVRITNHIKGLIPRNHLADVVLKNPEKIFTSGLRVKCRVLSVDAQQKKLCLTRKKALVESTLPLFLSYADAKVGRVSHGFIVCVKDFGCIVRFYEDVKGLVPKAELSTEYVGNPEELFFVGQVVKAKVLDCDEEKKMLRLSFRAVTEGDVKEEKTAKFDFVVGKTVEVKVCRKVLDGLEVSILPEEVPAFIPTVHLSDHVTNCLSLWMVLEEGDTISNLMCLSKTKKRGITLTKKPLLKACLEDDSGPKNFSELQVGMQMVGWVKNIMPYGVFIDFPYELFGLAPKAAMSDQFVTDTSVVFDIGQTVVAKVTNLDDEKNRFLVSLRVSELISSEEESQARLIQGLKEKKAIFEMMTCRGESDVLQQLSAVSLGNKLKVTVGDSREDGSVTLTSDQLSEATVLVSKYHTEGVNVSPGCKLTAVVLHVDISKSEVHVSLLPKLTGTLRKKLEKDSKLTATVQYTDKEFAVVSLADTGHLTIIPTRSHINDILNSKKFLVGSCLNVTVKENSCEELGGLPLVECQKQNATGGTQKPEQSKFKSTGLGEVMTVTIKKVKPMDVVVTLPSGTAGSIHVSQIEESPVVGSFPTSTLKVGSKVEARVIGAQTVHGHKFLPISHPSFKVCLPELTLLPSKLNEADKKTVDKLNYKPGDEVTCFASKFDKESQCLEVHVKPNVMGTVELLAMITKASQAKHPQTLFKLGQTASAKVVGLGNTKPFRLSLSLTGTYKMEQGVITMAKVWKIVPHMGLFLQLPFGNSGLASLTDLSDEFTDNPLEPYKLGQIVRCYVIGEENENFNISLRPSRLYKDHNQNLTDPDIQSISDIKEGQIIRGYLMSVTDLGIFVRLSRTISGRVLFQNASKYFVNDQKTFSEHIPANALLTAKVLSVNSKNEHVNLSLLPKDTGKPDLLPESLELPLHLKKEPIEEYVTKATKRKRVNSESQHQDGEKNGQTIKKKKEGPVKSTEKKKTKKRNLKQRIMTVV encoded by the exons ATGGCGTCTATGGAGGAAGATTTCCCCCGTGGTGGGACAGAAAAGAAGACCACCGACTCCAAAAAGATTAAGGCACACGAAGTGGACAATCTTTTTGAA ACACGTGAAACAGTGGTTACAAAGAAGAGAAAGACCGTGCAACAGGATGGaaagcaaaaaactaaacaacGAAAAGAAGAAAGAGGGGATTTAAAACTTAATACTGAAACAAATGTGGAAATTCTTCATTTACGG AATCTGAAGATTGGCACTCTGATGCTGGGCTGTGTGAAGGAAGTGTCAGACTTTGAGGCAGTTGTTGGTTTTCCCAGCGGTCTTGTTGGTTACCTGCCAATCTTCAACATTTGTGACTCCTATACCAGTATTCTTAAGGACAACGTGGACTCTGAAGACAGTTTGAAG GAAGTTGTCCCTCTCCCACAACTGCTTACTCCTGGAATGCTGATCAGATGCGTTGTGTCGTCTCTCGACTCCTTTAAGGAGGGTCAAACTAGTCTTAAAGTGTCAATCAACCCTAAAGGGGTTAACAAGGTGTTGAGTTCAGGTTCTTTGAAACCTGGAATG ACACTGAGTGGATGTGTGGAGAGTGTGGAAGATCACGGCTTCCTGGTTGACATCGGAATCAGTGGCACTAAAGCTTTCCTGCCCAAGCAAAGCACATCTTCAAAAAAAG ATCTGAATGTGGGTCAGTACATGACGGTCCTGATAGAGGAAGTCAAGAACGATGGCCGTGTGGTGCGTCTGTCCCAGGATCCTCAGGCTCTTGGAAAGGCCTGTGCAGAGACTCAGCAAGGATGGACCCTAGACACGCTCCTGCCAGGACTTCTGATCCAGGCACGCATCAAGAAG GTTACTCCTCATGGGCTTATCTTGACGTATCTTTCATCTTTTACTGGAATGGTTGATTTTCTGCACCTTGATGAGGACAAAGCATCTACCTACAACACAGGAGATGAG GTCCTGGCGCGGGTTCTGTATGTGGAGCCATCCACGCGGCATGTGGGTCTGTCCCTGCGCTGGCATCTCCTGCCACCAGGCGGCGCTGTGCTGGATGAGGTCTCGAGTGAGCGGGTGGGTGAGGTGGTGCAGTGCTGTAAGATGTCTGCGTTGCACCATCACTCTGGAGCCTTGATGAAGATGCCTGACGGGACCACAGTCTTTGTGCAT AAAAACCTCACGAAGGAGGCAAAGGAAGAATTCAACCCAAACAGCTTACTGTCCCAGCCTGAACTCACTCTGAGAATCATAGATTACAGTCCTATGGAGCGAATGCACATGGGCACACTGCGCAG gaGCACCGTTAATACAGAGTTGTACAGATATCAAGACGTGAAAGTGGGACAAATTGTTGAG GGAACAGTTATGGATTTGCAGAAACAGGGTGCGTATGTGAGGATAACGAACCACATCAAAGGATTGATACCCAGAAATCACCTGGCCGATGTTGTCTTAAAGAACCCAGAGAAGATATTCACTAGTGGACTGAGGGTCAAGTGCAGG GTGTTGTCAGTGGACGCTCAGCAGAAGAAGTTGTGCCTGACCAGGAAGAAGGCCCTTGTTGAGTCCACACTCCCTCTCTTCCTGTCCTACGCTGATGCCAAGGTGGGCCGCGTCTCCCACGGCTTCATCGTGTGTGTGAAGGACTTTGGCTGCATTGTTCGTTTCTATGAAGATGTGAAGGGTCTGGTTCCTAAGGCAGAACTGTCCACAGAGTATGTGGGTAATCCAGAAGAGCTCTTCTTCGTTGGTCAG GTTGTCAAGGCCAAAGTCTTGGATtgtgatgaagaaaaaaagatgctACGTTTATCCTTCAGGGCCGTTACTGAGGGAGATGTGAAAGAGGAGAAGACTGCCAAATTTGACTTTGTGGTTGGAAAG ACGGTTGAAGTAAAAGTGTGCCGCAAAGTCCTGGATGGTCTGGAGGTCTCCATTCTTCCTGAGGAGGTGCCAGCTTTTATACCCACAGTGCACCTCTCTGACCACGTGACCAACTGCCTTTCCCTGTGGATGGTGCTGGAGGAGGGCGACACCATCTCTAATTTAATGTGCCTCAGCAAGACCAAGAAGAGGGGCATT ACTCTCACTAAGAAACCCCTGCTGAAGGCCTGTCTGGAGGACGACAGCGGCCCCAAAAACTTCTCTGAGCTCCAGGTGGGGATGCAGATGGTCGGCTGGGTGAAAAACATCATGCCTTACGGAGTCTTCATCGATTTCCCGTATGAACTCTTCGGCCTCGCTCCCAAAGCT GCCATGAGTGATCAGTTCGTCACGGACACCTCAGTCGTCTTTGACATCGGCCAGACGGTTGTCGCCAAAGTCACCAATTTGGATGATGAGAAGAACCGGTTTCTGGTCAGTCTGAGGGTGTCAGAATTGATTTCCTCTGAGGAAGAGTCCCAAGCCAGACTGATCCAGGGTCTGAAGGAAAAGAAGGCCATCTTTGAGATGATGACTTGCAGAG GCGAGTCTGACGTCCTGCAGCAGCTCTCTGCTGTATCTCTGGGAAATAAACTGAAGGTGACGGTGGGCGATAGCAGAGAGGATGGCTCGGTCACACTGACCTCAGATCAGCTCAGTGAAGCCACTGTATTGGTCTCAAAGTACCACACAGAAG GTGTGAATGTGAGTCCAGGCTGCAAACTCACTGCAGTCGTTCTCCATGTCGACATTTCCAAGTCTGAGGTCCATGTGTCGCTGCTTCCAAAGCTGACCGGGACCCTGAGGAAAAAG TTGGAAAAGGACTCCAAACTCACTGCCACTGTCCAGTACACCGACAAAGAATTTGCTGTCGTCTCATTGGCTGACACTGGTCACCTGACCATCATTCCCACTCGCTCTCACATAAATGACATCTTAAACTCAAAGAAATTTCTCGTCGGTTCCTGTCTGAATGTGACCGTCAAGGAGAACAGCTGTGAGGAGTTGGGAGGTCTTCCTCTTGTCGAGTGTCAGAAACAGAACGCAACGGGAGGAACGCAGAAACCGGAGCAGAGCAAATTTAAGAGCACAGGTCTTGGGGAAGTGATGACCGTGACCATAAAGAAGGTGAAGCCCATGGATGTGGTGGTGACGCTGCCGTCGGGGACCGCAGGAAGTATCCATGTATCTCAGATCGAGGAGTCACCAGTGGTCGGCAGCTTCCCAACATCAACCCTGAAGGTCGGGAGCAAGGTCGAAGCCAGAGTGATTGGAGCACAAACAGTTCATGGTCACAA GTTCCTGCCAATCTCTCATCCCTCCTTTAAGGTTTGCCTCCCTGAACTCACTCTTCTGCCCAG CAAACTGAATGAAGCTGACAAGAAGACAGTTGACAAATTAAACTACAAACCTGGAGATGAAGTCACATGCTTTGCATCAAAG TTCGACAAAGAATCACAGTGCTTAGAAGTCCATGTGAAGCCCAACGTCATGGGAACTGTTGAACTGTTAGCCATGATTACCAAAGCTAGC CAAGCTAAACACCCACAGACGCTTTTTAAACTGGGACAGACTGCTTCTGCAAAGGTTGTTGGTCTTGGTAACACCAAACCTTTTCGTCTTTCCCTTTCACTCACAG GGACGTACAAGATGGAGCAAGGGGTGATCACCATGGCGAAGGTTTGGAAAATTGTGCCTCACATGGGACTGTTTCTCCAGCTCCCGTTTGGGAATTCGGGTTTGGCTTCGCTAACAGATCTCTCTGATGAATTCACAGACAACCCGCTAGAGCCCTACAAGCTGGGCCAAATAGTCCG ATGCTACGTTATTGGGGAGGAAAATGAAAACTTCAACATTTCATTGCGTCCCTCCAG ATTGTACAAGGACCACAATCAGAATCTTACAGATCCAGACATTCAGTCAATTTCTGATATAAAAGAGGGCCAGATTATCAGAGGATATTTGATGTCGGTTACTGATCTAGGCATATTTGTGAG GTTATCAAGAACCATCTCAGGAAGAGTTCTTTTCCAGAATGCTTCAAAATACTTTGTGAACGACCAAAAAACGTTTTCCGAACACATTCCCGCGAATGCATTGCTGACAGCCAAGGTTCTCAG TGTGAACAGTAAGAACGAGCATGTGAACCTGTCACTGCTGCCAAAGGACACTGGCAAACCAGATCTGCTCCCGGAATCCCTTGAGCTTCCATTGCATTTGAAAAAAGAGCCGATCGAGGAATATGTCACGAAAGCCACCAAGAGGAAGCGGGTTAATTCTGAGAGCCag CATCAAGACGGTGAGAAAAATGGACAGacgattaaaaagaaaaaagaaggccCAGTCAAATCCACAGAAAAGaagaaaaccaaaaaaagaaacCTAAAACAGAGGATAATGACAGTGGTGTAG
- the LOC113044063 gene encoding up-regulated during skeletal muscle growth protein 5-like, translating to MGGHDAGTHHQFTGIAKYFNSYTITGRRNCVLATYASIAALVLFFKLKPKKQKAVKSS from the exons ATGGGAGGACACGACGCAGGAACTCACCACCAGTTCACTGGCATCGCCAAATACTTCAATTCATACACAATCACAGGCAGGAGGAAT TGTGTGTTGGCCACATACGCCAGTATCGCTGCCCTTGTCCTCTTCTTCAAATTGAAGCCCAAGAAGCAAAAGGCTGTGAAGTCAAGTTAA
- the LOC113044062 gene encoding RING finger protein 122-like, with the protein MQPFQWCNGCLCGLGLQHSDCDMSEEDIYRLPLNVYVIVLGIGMFIFMLSVIFCCYLFRLKQQGTREQYSYNEVVLKGAGKKLSLLGQPCAVCLEEFKTRDELGVCPCSHTFHKKCLLKWLEIRSVCPMCNKPIMRLHNADTPRGAEGLQDPEEV; encoded by the exons ATGCAACCATTCCAATGGTGTAACG GCTGCCTCTGTGGTCTAGGGCTGCAGCATTCAGACTGTGATATGTCAGAGGAAGACATCTACCGTTTGCCGCTCAACGTGTACGTCATTGTACTGGGCATAGGCATGTTCATCTTCATGCTCAGTGTAATCTTCTGCTGCTATCTGTTCAG ATTGAAACAGCAAGGTACAAGGGAGCAGTACAGCTACAATGAG gTGGTGTTGAAAGGTGCAGGAAAGAAGCTGAGCCTGCTGGGA CAGCCCTGTGCCGTGTGTCTAGAGGAATTTAAGACCAGAGACGAGCTGGGCGTCTGCCCGTGTTCACACACCTTCCATAAGAA GTGCCTGCTGAAATGGCTAGAGATCCGCAGCGTCTGCCCAATGTGCAATAAACCCATCATGCGTCTCCACAATGCTGACACCCCGCGAGGAGCCGAGGGGCTGCAAGACCCTGAGGAAGTGTGA